A window of Corallococcus macrosporus DSM 14697 contains these coding sequences:
- the speA gene encoding biosynthetic arginine decarboxylase, whose product MPANAPPHRWTLADAHELYGIRNWGNPYFGINEKGHVIVHPDGPQAPNMDLKELVDEVRRRGIGLPLLIRFTDVLRHRVVHLNEAFRKAMTDQGFKGGYRGVYPIKVNQHRYVVETLIEAGKGYNYGLEAGSKPELLAVMALLENENALVICNGYKDEEYIETALFYSRLGRNVILVVEKPSELPLIAEVARRTGIVPRLGMRVKLSTRGAGKWEASGGDRSKFGLSSSELMNCISFMKDTGLLNSFELLHFHLGSQISNIRNVKNALREVGCFYVEVARQGAPLKYLDVGGGLGVDYDGSQTNFASSMNYTTEEYANDVVFGVMEACDRAGVPHPTLVSESGRAVVAHHAVLVVDVLGTSEFDPAQVPEKVDDKAPSVVRNLWSTYREVTNKNLLEAWHDAQDSKEESLTLFSLGHLSLEQRVAAENIYWATCHKIMRIAREQGEIPEELDSLEKALSDTYFCNFSVFQSLPDSWAIDQLFPMMPIHRLAEKPTRRATLADITCDSDGKIEHFIDKREVKDALELHALNDDDYYLGIFMVGAYQEILGDLHNLFGDTHAVQVSLGPNGGYLIDNVVAGDTVTEVLNYVSYTKDDLVAKLRKFTEAALRQGRITLDESRNLLRMYEDGLSGYTYLEREVDASFGGSASQLRLIPTPDASGARPPQTTPDASGSSGV is encoded by the coding sequence ATGCCCGCAAACGCCCCTCCCCACCGCTGGACCCTCGCCGACGCGCACGAGCTGTACGGAATCCGCAACTGGGGCAACCCCTACTTCGGCATCAACGAGAAGGGCCATGTGATCGTCCACCCGGACGGTCCCCAGGCCCCGAACATGGACCTGAAGGAGCTGGTCGACGAAGTGCGCCGCCGGGGCATCGGCTTGCCGCTGCTCATCCGCTTCACGGACGTGCTGCGCCACCGCGTGGTCCACCTGAACGAGGCCTTCCGCAAGGCCATGACCGACCAGGGGTTCAAGGGCGGCTACCGCGGCGTGTACCCCATCAAGGTCAACCAGCACCGCTACGTCGTGGAGACGCTCATCGAGGCGGGCAAGGGCTACAACTACGGGCTGGAGGCCGGCAGCAAGCCGGAGCTGCTCGCGGTGATGGCGCTGCTGGAGAACGAGAACGCGCTCGTCATCTGCAACGGCTACAAGGACGAGGAGTACATCGAGACGGCGCTCTTCTATTCGCGCCTGGGCCGCAACGTCATCCTGGTGGTGGAGAAGCCCAGCGAGCTGCCGCTCATCGCCGAGGTCGCCCGGCGCACGGGCATCGTGCCCCGGCTGGGCATGCGCGTGAAGCTGTCCACGCGCGGCGCCGGCAAGTGGGAGGCCAGCGGCGGAGACCGGTCCAAGTTCGGCCTGTCCTCCTCCGAGCTGATGAACTGCATCAGCTTCATGAAGGACACCGGCCTGCTCAACTCCTTCGAGCTGCTGCACTTCCACCTGGGCAGCCAGATCTCCAACATCCGCAACGTGAAGAACGCGCTGCGCGAGGTGGGCTGCTTCTACGTGGAGGTGGCCCGCCAGGGCGCGCCGCTGAAGTACCTGGACGTGGGCGGCGGCCTGGGCGTGGACTACGACGGCTCCCAGACGAACTTCGCCTCCTCCATGAACTACACCACGGAGGAGTACGCCAACGACGTGGTGTTCGGCGTCATGGAGGCCTGTGACAGGGCCGGCGTGCCGCACCCCACGCTGGTGTCGGAGTCCGGCCGCGCCGTGGTGGCCCACCACGCGGTGCTGGTGGTGGACGTGCTGGGCACCAGCGAGTTCGACCCGGCCCAGGTCCCGGAGAAGGTGGACGACAAGGCGCCCTCCGTGGTGCGCAACCTCTGGTCCACCTACCGCGAGGTCACCAACAAGAACCTGCTGGAGGCGTGGCACGACGCGCAGGACTCAAAGGAGGAGAGCCTCACCCTCTTCTCCCTGGGCCACCTGTCGCTGGAGCAGCGCGTGGCGGCGGAGAACATCTACTGGGCCACCTGCCACAAGATCATGCGCATCGCGCGTGAGCAGGGGGAGATCCCCGAGGAGCTGGACTCCCTGGAGAAGGCGCTCAGCGACACGTACTTCTGCAACTTCTCCGTGTTCCAGTCGCTGCCGGACTCGTGGGCCATCGACCAGCTCTTCCCGATGATGCCCATCCACCGCCTGGCGGAGAAGCCGACCCGCCGCGCGACGCTGGCGGACATCACCTGCGACTCGGACGGGAAGATCGAACACTTCATCGACAAGCGCGAGGTGAAGGACGCCCTGGAGCTGCACGCGCTGAACGATGACGACTACTACCTGGGCATCTTCATGGTGGGCGCCTACCAGGAGATCCTGGGCGACCTCCACAACCTGTTCGGCGACACGCACGCCGTGCAGGTGTCGCTGGGGCCCAACGGGGGCTACCTCATCGACAACGTGGTGGCCGGCGACACGGTGACGGAGGTGCTCAACTACGTCAGCTACACCAAGGACGACCTGGTGGCGAAGCTGCGCAAGTTCACCGAGGCCGCGCTGCGCCAGGGCCGCATCACCCTGGACGAGTCGCGCAACCTGCTGCGCATGTACGAGGACGGCCTGTCCGGCTACACGTACCTGGAGCGCGAGGTGGACGCGAGCTTCGGCGGCAGCGCCAGCCAGCTTCGCCTGATTCCCACCCCGGACGCCTCGGGTGCCCGGCCTCCGCAGACGACGCCGGACGCGTCGGGGTCGTCAGGCGTCTGA